In one Vagococcus entomophilus genomic region, the following are encoded:
- a CDS encoding YtxH domain-containing protein has translation MSLGRFVKGLILGATVGGSIGLLFAPRSGNATRQKLARNLDDATQTTKDLDASLKNFQESLVHLKQTSQELLPTFKEETNKSLADFQFQATPRIKAIQRQSEKIKQDLTIEE, from the coding sequence ATGAGTCTAGGTAGATTTGTAAAAGGGCTGATACTTGGTGCAACAGTCGGCGGTAGTATTGGACTTTTGTTTGCTCCACGTAGCGGAAATGCAACCCGGCAAAAACTAGCCAGAAACCTCGATGATGCAACCCAAACAACAAAAGATTTAGATGCCAGTCTAAAAAACTTCCAAGAATCACTCGTTCATTTAAAACAAACAAGCCAGGAACTACTCCCGACTTTTAAAGAAGAAACGAATAAAAGCCTTGCTGATTTTCAGTTTCAAGCAACACCTCGCATCAAGGCAATTCAACGTCAAAGCGAAAAAATCAAGCAAGATTTAACAATAGAAGAATAA
- a CDS encoding HIT family protein, which translates to MEDTVFNKILRKEIPSFCVYEDDKVYAFLDITQATKGHTLVIPKKQVTNIFEYDAQTAADLFSRIPKISRAMEKAFPDMEGLNIVNNNRELAYQSVFYSHVHLIPRYSKKDGFKMSFTDNSARYTPEDMEQIAHAIHKEVEK; encoded by the coding sequence ATGGAAGATACCGTTTTTAACAAAATTTTGCGAAAAGAAATTCCAAGTTTTTGCGTATATGAAGATGATAAAGTTTACGCTTTTCTAGACATTACCCAAGCAACCAAAGGACACACACTTGTCATTCCCAAAAAACAAGTAACAAATATTTTTGAATACGATGCTCAAACAGCGGCTGATTTATTTTCACGTATCCCTAAAATTTCCCGTGCAATGGAGAAAGCTTTTCCAGATATGGAAGGACTAAATATTGTCAATAACAATAGAGAACTTGCCTACCAATCTGTCTTTTATTCTCATGTTCATCTTATCCCGCGTTACAGCAAAAAAGATGGCTTTAAAATGAGCTTTACTGATAACAGTGCTCGCTATACACCAGAAGATATGGAACAAATTGCCCATGCCATCCACAAGGAGGTAGAAAAATGA
- a CDS encoding ABC transporter ATP-binding protein, which yields MSLSIKNLTGGYGPVPVLKDISFEINQGELVGLIGLNGAGKSTTIKNIIGLLTPQKGSIKLDEKTLKAAPEAYRKKIGYIPETPSLYEELTLKEHIEITAMAYDIPMDQAMERAAILLKTFRLEKRLDWFPANFSKGMKQKVMVLCAFLIEPSLYIIDEPFLGLDPLAIHALLELMDEMKKQGAAILMSTHILATAEKYCDRFIVLHEGKIRAQGTMGELREEFQLPNASLDEIYVALTQEEGSSV from the coding sequence ATGAGCTTATCAATTAAAAATCTAACAGGTGGCTACGGTCCAGTTCCTGTTTTAAAAGATATTAGTTTTGAGATTAATCAAGGAGAACTTGTTGGATTAATCGGGTTAAATGGTGCAGGAAAAAGTACAACTATTAAAAATATTATTGGTTTGCTTACGCCACAAAAAGGGTCAATTAAGCTGGACGAAAAAACCTTAAAGGCAGCTCCAGAAGCTTACCGGAAAAAAATTGGCTATATCCCGGAAACCCCTTCGTTATATGAAGAGCTAACGCTCAAAGAGCATATTGAAATTACGGCAATGGCGTACGATATTCCGATGGATCAGGCAATGGAACGAGCCGCTATTTTGCTAAAAACTTTTCGGTTAGAAAAAAGATTGGATTGGTTCCCAGCAAACTTTTCAAAAGGAATGAAGCAAAAGGTCATGGTATTGTGTGCTTTTTTAATTGAACCAAGCTTGTATATTATTGACGAACCCTTCTTAGGATTGGATCCACTGGCAATCCACGCTTTGCTTGAGTTGATGGATGAAATGAAAAAACAAGGAGCAGCGATCTTGATGTCGACGCACATATTAGCAACAGCCGAGAAATATTGTGATCGTTTCATTGTACTTCATGAAGGAAAAATTCGTGCGCAGGGAACTATGGGAGAATTAAGAGAAGAATTTCAGTTGCCAAATGCATCACTTGATGAAATTTATGTGGCATTGACTCAGGAAGAAGGCTCGTCTGTATGA
- a CDS encoding ABC transporter permease encodes MMVELYKKRMAIYQKKMLRYMKYVFNDHFVLVGMFLLGGAAYYYSEILKTLTPASIVGRLVAFGGLFFVLFFGKVATLVEEADQQFLLPKEKQMRHYIAQAQKHTLGTVAPILALIVGVIVPLIVATGNHEERPIETYLVFLGMIFCLKFGNVSLQTLSFFQSNDQLKQRSHFFWYGISLLCIGLSIWVNSWCGAILAMIVAILLKQAEKKTIKTNMLDWHVMIELEKKRIHGIYRFIHLFTDVPGMEVSAKRRKWLDPLVKKISKEQSHTFEYLFARSFLRTTSYSGLYVRLVVLTSVMLFFLKDSWFVFGVSLLFLYLIGFQLIPIYAQFDYMLMVRLYPIDALQKTQAVQKLIGKLLILAGSIFWLVSVVSLANWQNSFYLLVAICVEIFLFIRWYLPQRLKKMHQSTS; translated from the coding sequence ATGATGGTTGAATTGTATAAAAAAAGAATGGCCATTTATCAAAAAAAAATGTTGCGCTATATGAAATATGTCTTTAATGACCATTTTGTTTTGGTTGGAATGTTTTTGCTAGGTGGGGCGGCTTATTATTACTCAGAAATTTTAAAAACCTTAACTCCCGCATCGATAGTTGGTCGCTTGGTCGCTTTTGGCGGATTGTTTTTTGTGCTTTTTTTTGGCAAGGTTGCAACTCTCGTAGAAGAGGCCGACCAGCAGTTTTTATTGCCAAAAGAAAAACAAATGCGACACTATATCGCACAAGCACAAAAACATACTCTTGGGACTGTAGCACCAATATTAGCGTTAATTGTAGGAGTCATTGTGCCTTTAATCGTTGCAACTGGAAATCACGAGGAAAGACCAATAGAAACTTACTTAGTATTTTTAGGTATGATCTTCTGTTTAAAGTTTGGAAATGTTAGCTTACAAACCTTATCTTTTTTCCAATCAAATGATCAGTTAAAGCAAAGAAGTCATTTTTTTTGGTATGGAATTAGTCTACTATGTATTGGGCTTAGTATCTGGGTTAATAGTTGGTGTGGCGCTATCCTTGCTATGATTGTTGCTATCTTGCTTAAACAAGCAGAAAAAAAGACCATAAAGACAAATATGTTAGATTGGCACGTAATGATTGAGTTGGAGAAAAAAAGAATTCATGGGATTTACCGTTTTATCCACCTATTTACAGATGTACCTGGGATGGAGGTTAGTGCCAAGCGTCGAAAATGGTTGGATCCCTTAGTCAAGAAAATCTCTAAAGAACAGTCACATACGTTTGAATATTTGTTTGCGCGTAGCTTTCTTCGGACGACTAGCTATAGTGGACTGTATGTGCGTTTGGTAGTCTTGACAAGTGTGATGTTGTTCTTTTTGAAAGATAGTTGGTTTGTATTTGGTGTCTCTTTACTGTTTCTGTATTTGATTGGGTTTCAACTAATTCCAATATATGCTCAGTTTGATTATATGCTGATGGTACGTCTTTATCCGATTGATGCACTGCAGAAGACCCAAGCTGTGCAAAAACTAATTGGAAAGCTTTTAATTTTAGCAGGGAGTATCTTTTGGCTCGTTTCAGTTGTTTCACTAGCTAACTGGCAAAATAGTTTCTACTTACTGGTGGCTATTTGTGTTGAGATTTTTCTATTTATCAGGTGGTATTTGCCACAACGACTAAAAAAAATGCATCAATCTACTTCGTAA
- a CDS encoding phosphotransferase family protein, with the protein MHFQLDKNWHLQPISGDTGNTYMGVNGEEKLFIKRNSSPFLAALSKEGITPKLVWTKRTGSGDVYTAQEWLEGTLLKADEIGTRLDVLEILYRVHHSQSLKEMLKKIGGKELSAFDLLGLYAENLPQELKKNQYLARVFRYQEDHLPESNLDECVVCHGDVIRHNWIVSEESRLYLVDWDSALLADPVYDLGIILGKYVPLTNWPNWLASYGKKPTPTVLKKAMWYATMAFLMRIRKDFKKNDLIQMNREIEQLKKLFNY; encoded by the coding sequence ATGCATTTTCAACTGGATAAAAACTGGCATCTTCAGCCGATTAGTGGAGATACAGGAAATACCTATATGGGTGTAAATGGGGAAGAAAAACTTTTTATTAAAAGAAACTCCTCTCCGTTTCTTGCGGCACTATCAAAAGAAGGGATAACTCCTAAGCTTGTTTGGACTAAGAGAACGGGTTCAGGAGATGTGTATACAGCGCAGGAGTGGCTTGAAGGTACCCTTTTAAAAGCCGATGAAATTGGTACACGATTAGACGTTTTAGAGATTTTGTACCGCGTCCATCACTCACAGTCGCTCAAAGAGATGCTAAAAAAAATTGGTGGCAAAGAACTTAGTGCGTTTGATTTGTTGGGATTATATGCTGAAAATCTACCGCAAGAGCTCAAAAAAAATCAGTATTTGGCACGTGTCTTTCGGTATCAAGAAGACCATCTTCCAGAGTCCAACTTGGATGAATGTGTGGTGTGTCATGGGGATGTGATTCGGCATAATTGGATTGTATCAGAAGAAAGCCGATTGTATCTTGTTGATTGGGATTCGGCCTTGTTGGCTGATCCGGTGTATGATTTAGGGATTATACTGGGCAAATACGTGCCGCTTACAAACTGGCCTAATTGGTTAGCTTCGTATGGCAAAAAACCGACGCCTACCGTTTTGAAAAAAGCGATGTGGTACGCTACGATGGCCTTTTTGATGAGAATTCGCAAAGACTTTAAAAAAAATGATTTGATTCAAATGAATCGTGAAATTGAACAACTAAAAAAACTTTTTAATTATTAA
- the trmB gene encoding tRNA (guanosine(46)-N7)-methyltransferase TrmB, with amino-acid sequence MRVRNKPWAKEKVAEYPQYIPSDPMAWKGKWQDKFQNKQPIHIEVGTGKGQFITEMAKAHPEINYVGIELQTNVIVIALDKLIEEKLPNLQLLLVNGSMLTEYFAAGEVDQVYLNFSDPWPKKRHEKRRLTSPSFLSNYENILKKNGEIHFKTDNRGLFEYSLASFSQYGMILKQVWLDLHQSDFVGNIMTEYEAKFSAKGQPIYRVEAVFPER; translated from the coding sequence ATGAGAGTAAGAAATAAACCTTGGGCAAAAGAAAAAGTGGCGGAATATCCGCAGTATATTCCGAGTGATCCTATGGCTTGGAAAGGAAAATGGCAAGACAAGTTTCAAAATAAGCAACCTATACATATCGAAGTTGGTACAGGAAAAGGTCAATTTATTACCGAGATGGCTAAGGCCCATCCTGAGATTAATTATGTTGGTATTGAGCTCCAAACCAATGTTATTGTGATTGCTTTAGATAAATTGATTGAAGAAAAATTGCCTAATTTGCAATTATTGTTAGTCAATGGCAGCATGTTAACAGAATACTTTGCAGCGGGCGAAGTGGATCAAGTCTATCTGAACTTTTCTGATCCTTGGCCTAAAAAAAGGCATGAAAAAAGGAGACTAACTTCACCTTCTTTCCTATCAAACTACGAAAACATTTTGAAAAAAAATGGTGAAATTCACTTTAAGACAGATAACAGAGGACTATTTGAATACTCTTTGGCCAGCTTTTCACAGTATGGAATGATTTTGAAACAGGTGTGGTTAGATTTACACCAGAGTGATTTTGTTGGAAATATCATGACGGAGTATGAGGCTAAATTTTCCGCTAAAGGCCAGCCTATCTACCGAGTTGAGGCAGTTTTTCCAGAAAGATAA
- a CDS encoding PepSY domain-containing protein — protein MTNRKKSTLFTNGFALGLGSGIALGSLSTLWYQSKKTLSPDAILNKVKQAFLQEGPIEGSWINFEKKPRRVFAVRSKTYTGGIIRIEDCEKVQYEFIADAYTGTILDIHRL, from the coding sequence ATGACAAATAGAAAAAAGAGCACACTCTTTACAAACGGTTTTGCACTTGGTTTAGGCTCTGGCATTGCTTTGGGCAGTTTATCTACTTTATGGTACCAAAGTAAAAAAACTTTGTCTCCAGATGCCATCTTAAACAAAGTCAAACAAGCCTTTTTGCAAGAAGGACCTATCGAAGGTTCGTGGATTAATTTTGAGAAAAAACCCCGCCGTGTTTTCGCAGTTAGGTCTAAGACGTATACAGGTGGCATCATCCGTATCGAAGACTGTGAAAAAGTACAATACGAATTTATTGCAGATGCCTATACTGGTACTATATTAGATATCCATCGGCTATAA
- the pepA gene encoding glutamyl aminopeptidase — MEEKLFQRIKTMTELQGTSGFEEDIRQVMTKELTPLVDRVEYDGLGGVFGIRENQVADAPRVMVAAHMDEVGFMLTHIMDNGLFRVVPLGGWNPYVVSAQRFTLKTRHAEYPVISSSIPPHLLRGTSGQTSLNVADILFDAGFESKEEAESYGVRPGDSIVPKVETIKTANGKNIISKAWDNRYGCTVVLEALEALKEVELAHTLIAGANVQEEVGLRGTRPSVHKFKPDLFFAVDCSAADDINGKKDTFGHLGEGFLLRIFDPGMITLKRMREFLLDTAETNKIPYQYFVSKGGTDAGQAHLMNDGVPSAVIGVCARYIHTHQTMFNITDYDAAKEMLITVLKSLDKTTVNTIVYGK; from the coding sequence ATGGAAGAAAAATTATTTCAACGTATCAAGACAATGACAGAATTGCAAGGAACAAGTGGATTTGAAGAAGATATTCGTCAAGTAATGACAAAAGAATTAACACCACTTGTTGATCGTGTCGAGTATGATGGATTAGGTGGCGTTTTTGGGATTCGGGAAAATCAAGTAGCAGATGCCCCGCGTGTCATGGTAGCAGCCCATATGGATGAGGTTGGCTTTATGCTTACTCATATTATGGATAATGGCTTATTCCGTGTTGTTCCATTGGGTGGATGGAATCCGTATGTTGTTTCGGCTCAAAGGTTTACACTAAAGACAAGACATGCAGAATATCCTGTTATTTCTTCTTCTATTCCACCGCATTTACTAAGAGGAACAAGTGGCCAAACAAGTCTCAATGTCGCAGATATTTTATTTGATGCAGGGTTTGAATCTAAAGAAGAGGCAGAAAGCTACGGGGTTCGTCCTGGAGACAGTATTGTGCCGAAAGTTGAAACCATCAAGACGGCTAATGGTAAAAATATTATTAGCAAAGCGTGGGATAATCGTTACGGTTGTACAGTTGTACTAGAAGCTTTAGAAGCGCTGAAAGAAGTAGAATTAGCACATACATTGATTGCAGGAGCAAATGTTCAAGAAGAAGTAGGACTAAGAGGGACAAGACCTTCTGTTCATAAGTTTAAACCAGATTTATTCTTTGCAGTGGACTGTTCTGCAGCAGACGATATCAATGGGAAAAAAGATACTTTTGGACATCTGGGAGAAGGATTTTTACTCCGTATTTTTGATCCAGGGATGATTACACTTAAAAGAATGCGCGAATTTTTACTGGATACTGCCGAAACAAACAAGATTCCTTATCAATATTTTGTTTCAAAAGGTGGAACAGATGCTGGTCAAGCGCATTTGATGAATGACGGGGTACCTAGTGCTGTAATTGGTGTTTGTGCGAGATATATCCATACACATCAAACAATGTTTAATATTACCGATTATGATGCAGCAAAAGAGATGCTGATTACCGTATTAAAATCGTTAGATAAAACGACAGTCAATACGATTGTTTACGGAAAGTAG
- a CDS encoding thioredoxin family protein: MRLPSTLEEIAVSIETGNNVLFFTADWCGDCRYIYPMMPEIEAEFSQYRFIQIDRDQFLPLCQKWGIMGIPSFIVTSEGKEIGRYVNKERKTKAQIVEFLNSI; this comes from the coding sequence ATGAGATTGCCTAGCACATTAGAAGAAATTGCGGTGAGTATTGAAACGGGCAACAATGTTTTATTCTTTACGGCAGATTGGTGTGGGGATTGCAGATATATTTATCCAATGATGCCCGAGATTGAAGCAGAATTTTCCCAGTATAGGTTTATCCAAATTGATCGGGATCAATTTTTGCCACTTTGTCAAAAATGGGGAATTATGGGAATTCCGAGTTTTATTGTCACGAGTGAGGGCAAAGAAATTGGACGCTATGTAAATAAAGAGAGAAAAACCAAGGCACAGATTGTAGAGTTTTTGAATTCTATCTAG
- the ytpR gene encoding YtpR family tRNA-binding protein, translating to MIFSYNPQAVGDVLLIVVADAANQEVTAERRGNIARVFIKETNQTVGINFFNASHLLENLSGQGQVYLNKEQVQKLNELLAAEGFCEKVQLDNQPDFVTGFVKSCKKHPDSNHLSITQTDIGNGELLQIVCGAPNIKAGLKVVVARVGAMMPNGLIIWPGKLRGEESHGMICSAKELGVPDAPTKKGIMELPFDTEIGQAYSV from the coding sequence ATGATTTTTAGTTACAATCCACAAGCAGTGGGAGATGTATTACTGATTGTAGTAGCAGATGCAGCCAATCAAGAAGTGACGGCAGAAAGAAGAGGAAATATTGCCCGAGTATTTATTAAAGAGACCAATCAAACTGTCGGAATAAATTTCTTTAATGCTAGTCATCTGTTAGAAAATTTGAGCGGACAAGGACAAGTTTACTTAAATAAAGAGCAAGTTCAAAAGTTGAATGAATTATTAGCGGCAGAAGGTTTTTGTGAAAAGGTTCAACTAGACAATCAGCCAGACTTTGTTACAGGTTTTGTAAAGTCCTGCAAAAAGCACCCAGATTCTAATCATCTGTCCATCACCCAAACCGATATAGGGAATGGAGAGCTACTTCAGATTGTATGTGGGGCACCGAATATTAAGGCTGGCTTAAAAGTTGTTGTGGCAAGAGTGGGTGCAATGATGCCAAATGGATTGATAATTTGGCCTGGGAAACTTCGAGGAGAAGAAAGCCATGGCATGATCTGTTCTGCCAAAGAGTTAGGTGTACCTGATGCGCCTACGAAAAAGGGAATAATGGAATTGCCTTTTGATACAGAAATTGGGCAAGCTTATTCAGTATAA
- a CDS encoding Dabb family protein has product MRYIHNVLFNFDLKQMNPELLVPLVEKFHSIQGIQHVYFGKNSTPETDKTAGFNYGLTIFFDSYENLEAYATHPHHESFKNAIHNYTVAVCVMDFPVT; this is encoded by the coding sequence ATGCGTTATATCCACAATGTTCTTTTTAATTTTGACTTAAAGCAAATGAACCCTGAACTCCTCGTTCCATTGGTTGAAAAATTCCATTCAATTCAAGGAATTCAACATGTATATTTTGGAAAGAATTCCACTCCGGAAACAGATAAGACGGCAGGATTTAATTATGGTCTCACTATTTTTTTTGATTCTTACGAAAACTTGGAAGCTTACGCAACTCATCCTCACCATGAATCCTTTAAAAATGCCATTCACAACTACACAGTGGCTGTCTGTGTGATGGACTTTCCAGTAACATAA
- a CDS encoding DUF3114 domain-containing protein, with product METWDQAALEAYRRYLMCNIKKLSTEQKLFFVEKIGQETRYVGSAIYTEMFKKSRKTAGEKVMLVLSQLGGTIDQQGMLQLIGPYQLDPTLAPHGKFFQLFADTVRKAFYKKKLRNQAVHQLRMYIDRHNLTYIRKKYGGKTDTDESALNLYAQTELGRKSLPKEPARFHNKFPKTSSYQVFVLGKENRKRVTPDFHAEFILDERGNFVSQWNVLKEREDKRIESDIQAYELTQEFEFQIMNGESFNYAKRNNQEHVRLDSWPPGKYDHNLRKAIHQKWRSPSVKQFNYQADRD from the coding sequence ATGGAAACATGGGATCAAGCAGCACTAGAAGCGTATCGAAGATATCTGATGTGCAACATCAAGAAACTGTCAACCGAACAGAAACTATTTTTTGTTGAAAAGATTGGGCAGGAAACACGGTATGTTGGTTCAGCAATCTATACGGAGATGTTCAAAAAAAGTCGTAAAACTGCAGGTGAAAAAGTAATGCTCGTATTATCCCAACTTGGTGGCACGATAGATCAACAGGGGATGTTGCAATTGATTGGACCTTATCAATTGGATCCAACTCTCGCTCCGCATGGGAAATTTTTTCAGCTATTTGCAGATACGGTCCGAAAAGCTTTTTACAAAAAGAAGTTAAGAAATCAGGCAGTTCACCAATTGCGAATGTACATTGATCGACACAACCTTACATATATACGAAAGAAATATGGTGGCAAGACAGATACGGATGAATCGGCACTTAATTTATATGCGCAAACAGAATTGGGGAGAAAGAGTTTACCCAAAGAACCGGCTAGATTTCATAACAAATTTCCTAAGACAAGTAGCTACCAAGTTTTTGTTTTGGGCAAAGAAAATCGCAAACGAGTCACCCCAGACTTTCATGCAGAATTTATTTTGGATGAAAGAGGGAATTTTGTGAGTCAGTGGAATGTACTGAAGGAGCGGGAAGACAAGCGGATAGAGAGTGATATTCAGGCATATGAGTTAACCCAAGAGTTTGAGTTTCAGATTATGAATGGAGAGTCGTTTAATTATGCAAAACGAAATAATCAGGAACATGTTCGTTTAGATAGTTGGCCACCAGGAAAATACGATCATAATCTCAGAAAAGCTATTCACCAAAAATGGCGTAGTCCTTCGGTAAAACAATTTAATTACCAAGCTGATCGTGATTAA
- a CDS encoding 50S ribosomal protein L25/general stress protein Ctc, translating to MAVTLAVKEREVRPRSTKEKLRKQGEVPAVLYGNNVPNTALTVSEKDLLKILRAHGKNTVITMTVGGKKVQSLVGEQQVDTFTKQWKHVDFVAVDMKEKIEVTAEVVLINDAKGAKSGGTLVQNVYELTVSATPDNLPEKIEVDVANLEIGDSITVADLSTELGYEIVDAPEEQVASVVVEQNEVEEESSATTEEAEPELVED from the coding sequence ATGGCAGTAACATTAGCAGTTAAAGAAAGAGAAGTAAGACCTCGTTCCACAAAGGAAAAGTTAAGAAAACAAGGTGAAGTACCAGCAGTTTTATATGGAAACAATGTGCCAAACACAGCACTCACTGTTTCGGAAAAAGACTTATTGAAAATATTACGTGCACATGGTAAAAATACAGTTATTACCATGACAGTTGGAGGTAAAAAAGTACAGTCACTTGTGGGTGAACAACAAGTAGATACGTTTACCAAACAATGGAAGCACGTTGACTTTGTAGCAGTCGATATGAAAGAAAAAATTGAAGTAACTGCTGAGGTTGTGCTAATAAATGATGCAAAAGGTGCGAAATCTGGCGGTACATTAGTTCAAAACGTGTATGAGCTGACAGTTTCTGCAACACCAGATAATTTACCAGAAAAAATTGAAGTAGATGTAGCAAATCTAGAAATTGGAGATTCTATTACAGTAGCAGACTTATCCACAGAGTTAGGCTATGAAATTGTAGATGCACCAGAAGAACAAGTTGCTTCTGTTGTGGTAGAACAAAATGAAGTGGAAGAAGAAAGTTCTGCAACAACTGAAGAAGCGGAACCTGAATTAGTAGAAGATTAA
- a CDS encoding peptide MFS transporter, with translation MEYSREELVDSVPQTGFFGHPKGLGILFFIEFWERFSYYGMRAILLYYMYYSVEKGGLGFSKDMASSMFSVYGSLIFMTGIIGGWLADRVLGSRKSLFLGAVLIMFGHIALSLPGSRLFFLVSMFFIIIGSGLMKPNISSVVGDLYHKEDARMDAGFVIFYLSVNMGALISPFIVGQLQTSYGFHYGFGAAAFGMFLALIIYLIFNRKNLGRIGKRVPNPLTEAEKRTYLRNLILVLIICGVLLYILYLSRMLTFNNFTYFVTFLGIAIPIYYFTMMYRSKKTTTIEKSRVLAYIPLFIAGVMFWSIQEQGSSILGVFADTNTQLDLKHVVGINFVIPASFFQSINPIFIVLFAPLISMLWVKLGKKNPSTGLKFSLGLLFAGVSFLVMMIPTRGMTDTTLINPAWLVISFVICVIGELCLSPVGSSVSVKLAPRAFESQMLSLWFLTDATAQAINSQLVKVYDVMTKAEYFGFLGALAVILGLVMMFYSPWIQKKMQGIL, from the coding sequence ATGGAATACTCTCGAGAAGAATTAGTTGATAGTGTCCCTCAGACTGGTTTTTTTGGTCATCCCAAGGGGTTAGGAATCTTATTCTTTATAGAATTTTGGGAAAGATTTAGCTATTATGGAATGCGTGCAATTTTATTATATTATATGTACTATAGTGTAGAAAAAGGTGGACTTGGTTTTAGTAAAGATATGGCTTCTTCTATGTTTTCTGTTTATGGCTCTTTAATTTTTATGACAGGAATTATAGGTGGATGGCTAGCAGATCGTGTGCTTGGTTCAAGAAAGTCACTATTTTTAGGTGCTGTTCTTATTATGTTTGGCCATATCGCTTTATCTCTGCCTGGGAGTCGCTTATTTTTCTTAGTATCTATGTTCTTCATCATTATTGGTTCAGGTCTTATGAAACCTAATATTTCGAGTGTAGTGGGAGATCTTTATCATAAAGAAGACGCACGAATGGATGCTGGATTTGTTATTTTTTATCTTTCAGTTAATATGGGAGCTCTTATTTCACCCTTTATAGTTGGTCAATTACAAACGAGTTATGGCTTTCATTATGGGTTTGGGGCAGCGGCTTTTGGGATGTTTTTAGCACTGATTATTTATCTGATTTTTAATAGAAAGAATTTGGGTCGGATTGGTAAACGTGTACCCAATCCGTTGACAGAAGCAGAGAAAAGAACCTATTTACGTAATTTAATTCTTGTGCTCATTATCTGTGGTGTCTTATTATACATACTATATCTTAGCCGAATGCTAACATTTAATAATTTTACTTATTTTGTGACCTTTTTAGGGATTGCTATTCCTATTTATTATTTTACAATGATGTATCGCAGTAAAAAAACAACGACGATAGAAAAATCACGTGTGTTAGCTTATATTCCGTTGTTTATTGCCGGCGTCATGTTTTGGTCGATTCAAGAACAAGGCTCATCCATTTTAGGTGTTTTTGCGGATACAAACACACAACTTGACTTAAAGCATGTGGTAGGAATTAATTTTGTGATTCCGGCGTCATTTTTTCAATCGATTAATCCAATCTTTATTGTTTTATTTGCCCCGCTTATTTCCATGTTGTGGGTGAAACTCGGGAAAAAAAATCCATCAACAGGCCTCAAGTTTTCATTGGGACTACTTTTTGCCGGCGTCTCGTTTTTAGTAATGATGATACCGACGCGTGGTATGACAGATACAACATTAATCAATCCAGCGTGGTTAGTTATTTCGTTTGTTATTTGTGTGATTGGAGAGTTGTGCTTATCTCCAGTTGGTTCTAGTGTCTCAGTAAAATTAGCGCCTAGAGCATTTGAATCGCAAATGCTAAGCTTATGGTTTTTAACAGATGCAACGGCACAAGCCATCAATTCTCAACTTGTAAAGGTTTATGATGTGATGACGAAAGCAGAATATTTTGGCTTTTTAGGCGCTTTGGCAGTGATACTAGGATTAGTCATGATGTTTTACTCTCCATGGATTCAAAAGAAAATGCAGGGGATTTTGTAG